From the genome of Malus domestica chromosome 04, GDT2T_hap1, one region includes:
- the LOC103433647 gene encoding protein NRT1/ PTR FAMILY 5.5 yields MLSLVKITVLMWADILAAYAMWMTMAYLTDAWKLSPTHAAGILNIFWGMVAIMPVGLQFLVDAFMGNFWMVLVSSFSYCVGLGFLSMSTPPVLTGATGTCSAYEPECIGQAQKALFFTALALIAVGVCGHLTSLGTFIAEQFMRPDEDADSDLEEGRLLQFFLSCLASVMAILVPIAGVFAAYFIKPWSIRYGIPAICTLVALLIFLTGSRSYHTPRGQGSPLTTLIRVFVASASKIFQKCPRDASQLYERHDVDYCIPHTNHLRCLDKAAILSATQPLEQQQNNRWRLCRVTEVEETKSILCMIPLCTTFILLGVVTSIGNTYFIEQAIHMNRKVGRIKVPLPLLLWFYDQAKQFCGKLTQLLGLTRYGPPIGIGVSMIFAILCCITAAKVETRRLGVVASHGLIDKPEETISMTIFWLLPQFLLLGGADGIAENSIALFFINQVPPSMAQYMVMFAIAVFGAGTMGSTLSVHLVGKISGRGGRSSWFQDTLNKSRLDNYYWTLAALAAANLVFYILMSFWYAYNDSKSEEEEDSGATGQELEFQVECSCCCI; encoded by the exons ATGTTATCTTTGGTGAAGATCACTG TTCTGATGTGGGCGGATATACTTGCTGCATATGCAATGTGGATGACCATGGCATACTTAACAGATGCATGGAAGCTCAGTCCCACCCACGCGGCTGGAATTCTCAATATTTTCTGGGGCATGGTGGCCATAATGCCAGTGGGCTTGCAGTTTCTTGTGGATGCTTTCATGGGTAACTTCTGGATGGTCTTAGTTTCCAGTTTTTCCTACTGTGTG GGCTTAGGTTTTTTGTCAATGTCAACGCCACCAGTCCTTACCGGGGCAACAGGCACTTGCAGCGCATATGAGCCCGAGTGCATTGGCCAAGCACAAAAGGCCCTCTTTTTCACAGCGTTAGCCCTAATAGCTGTGGGAGTTTGCGGTCACTTGACCTCCTTAGGGACGTTCATTGCTGAGCAGTTCATGCGCCCAGACGAAGACGCAGACTCAGACCTTGAGGAGGGCAGGCTCTTGCAATTTTTCCTCAGCTGCTTAGCCTCCGTTATGGCAATCCTCGTCCCTATAGCTGGAGTTTTTGCAGCTTATTTTATAAAGCCTTGGTCAATTAGGTATGGCATCCCAGCCATATGTACCTTGGTAGCTCTACTTATTTTCTTAACTGGTTCGCGCTCGTATCACACTCCTAGAGGACAAGGCAGCCCTCTCACAACTCTGATTAGGGTCTTTGTGGCCTCAGCCTCTAAAATTTTCCAGAAATGCCCGAGAGATGCCTCTCAGCTCTATGAGAGACATGATGTTGATTATTGCATACCTCACACTAACCACCTCAG GTGCCTAGACAAGGCTGCCATTTTATCAGCCACCCAACCTCTAGAGCAACAACAAAATAATAGGTGGAGACTTTGCAGAGTCACAGAAGTGGAAGAAACCAAAAGCATCCTATGCATGATTCCTCTATGCACAACCTTTATCCTATTGGGTGTTGTAACTTCAATCGGAAATACCTACTTCATCGAGCAAGCAATCCACATGAACCGCAAAGTTGGGCGAATAAAGGTTCCTCTTCCATTGCTTCTATGGTTCTATGACCAAGCCAAACAATTTTGTGGAAAACTCACACAACTTTTAGGACTAACAAGGTATGGTCCCCCAATTGGAATTGGTGTATCAATGATTTTTGCAATTCTATGTTGCATCACGGCAGCGAAAGTGGAGACACGAAGGCTAGGCGTGGTTGCAAGCCATGGTCTAATTGACAAGCCGGAGGAAACAATTTCCATGACCATATTTTGGTTGCTTCCACAGTTTCTTCTCCTAGGAGGTGCTGATGGGATTGCAGAAAATAGCATTGCTTTGTTCTTCATTAATCAGGTTCCTCCGTCCATGGCGCAGTACATGGTTATGTTTGCCATTGCTGTTTTTGGAGCTGGGACAATGGGCAGTACTTTGTCGGTTCATTTAGTTGGTAAGATAAGTGGAAGGGGAGGGAGATCCAGTTGGTTTCAAGACACTTTGAACAAAAGTCGTTTGGATAATTACTATTGGACCTTGGCTGCACTGGCTGCAGCTAATCTTGTTTTCTATATTTTGATGAGCTTTTGGTATGCTTATAACGATTCGAAatcggaggaggaagaagattcTGGTGCAACTGGTCAGGAACTCGAATTTCAAGTGGAGTGCTCCTGTTGCTGCATATAG